One genomic window of Halomicrobium sp. LC1Hm includes the following:
- a CDS encoding carbohydrate ABC transporter permease has translation MSRQLLVPLLDQVRFKREQLKDRLPTLPGTPLLFLSPFFLLFGVFLAIPVFYTFYLSFFTFQGVSTEALFAIDIGAYQIMIPEMANLQYVGLDNYRRLLTDSVFYQSLLNTAIIFVVQVPLMVALALGLALVLNAAYTRYKGIFRSLLLLPVSANTVAYSAVFIVIAAEGGIADIALGAVGISPIDWLSDGFWARNLVAFMSVWRWTGYNMIIILAGLQTISPSLYEAAEIGGATKIQKFRHITLPQLKPIMLFVFVTTTIGVFKKFAEPMIVISSGGPINETRTIVYYIWQVAFQNLELGYGSALTVALVAIIMTLSLIQFKVS, from the coding sequence ATGAGCCGCCAGCTGCTCGTTCCGCTGCTCGATCAGGTTCGATTCAAGCGCGAGCAGTTGAAAGACCGACTCCCGACGCTGCCTGGAACGCCGCTGTTGTTCTTGAGTCCGTTCTTCCTGCTGTTCGGCGTGTTCCTCGCGATTCCGGTGTTCTACACCTTCTACCTGTCTTTCTTCACGTTCCAGGGCGTCTCGACGGAGGCGCTGTTCGCCATCGACATCGGGGCGTACCAGATCATGATTCCCGAGATGGCGAACCTCCAGTACGTCGGTCTGGACAACTATCGACGCCTGCTCACCGACAGCGTGTTCTACCAGTCGCTGTTGAACACGGCGATCATCTTCGTCGTGCAGGTGCCCCTGATGGTCGCGCTGGCACTCGGGCTCGCGCTCGTGTTGAACGCCGCCTACACCAGGTACAAGGGCATCTTCAGGAGTCTCCTGTTGCTCCCGGTGTCGGCGAACACGGTCGCGTACTCCGCCGTGTTCATCGTGATCGCGGCGGAAGGCGGGATCGCCGACATCGCGCTCGGAGCCGTGGGGATCAGTCCGATCGACTGGCTCAGCGACGGGTTCTGGGCGCGGAACCTCGTGGCGTTCATGTCGGTGTGGCGCTGGACGGGGTACAACATGATCATCATCCTCGCCGGGCTACAGACGATCTCGCCGTCGCTGTACGAGGCCGCGGAGATCGGCGGCGCGACGAAGATCCAGAAGTTCCGCCACATCACGCTGCCACAGCTGAAACCGATCATGCTGTTCGTCTTCGTGACGACGACGATCGGCGTCTTCAAGAAGTTCGCCGAGCCGATGATCGTCATCAGCTCCGGGGGCCCGATCAACGAGACGCGAACGATCGTCTACTACATCTGGCAGGTCGCGTTCCAGAACCTCGAACTGGGCTACGGGAGCGCACTGACCGTCGCCCTCGTGGCGATCATCATGACCCTGTCGCTCATCCAATTCAAGGTGTCCTAA
- a CDS encoding carbohydrate ABC transporter permease, with translation MHEKLEKEALWQFGGYGFLIAVTMVMMFPIYWVVVASTLPQSAIFAGGAGELPRLIPGSNFLANAEALAARPEVDFYRSMLNSLVIAVVYTGLALLFCSMGGFALAKYDFKYKRALFMGILGTLLLPTNLLVIPLFLLVSNMGLSNSYWAVILPWAAYPLGIFFMKQAMQSIPDSLLEAARMDGASEFQLYYRVVLPSMKSSLAALAVILFLFQWNLFLWPLVVLREGKYTIPVAISKIMSNDMIAYDQLMVASAMAIVPMFVVFILLQRHFVNGILGGAVKE, from the coding sequence ATGCACGAAAAACTCGAAAAGGAGGCGCTGTGGCAGTTCGGTGGCTACGGGTTCCTCATCGCCGTCACGATGGTGATGATGTTCCCCATCTACTGGGTCGTCGTCGCCTCGACGCTGCCACAGTCGGCGATCTTCGCCGGTGGTGCCGGTGAACTGCCGCGGCTGATTCCGGGGTCGAACTTCCTGGCGAACGCCGAGGCACTCGCCGCCCGTCCGGAAGTCGACTTCTACCGGAGCATGCTCAACAGTCTCGTGATCGCGGTCGTCTACACGGGCCTGGCGCTGCTGTTCTGTTCGATGGGCGGCTTCGCGCTGGCGAAGTACGACTTCAAGTACAAGCGGGCGCTGTTCATGGGGATTCTGGGAACGCTGTTGCTCCCGACGAATCTGCTGGTGATCCCGCTGTTCCTGCTCGTCTCGAACATGGGTCTGTCGAACAGCTACTGGGCCGTGATCCTCCCGTGGGCCGCGTATCCGCTGGGGATCTTCTTCATGAAACAGGCGATGCAGTCGATCCCGGACTCGCTGCTCGAAGCCGCACGGATGGACGGCGCGTCGGAGTTTCAGCTGTACTACCGCGTCGTGCTCCCGTCGATGAAGTCGTCGCTCGCCGCGCTGGCGGTGATCCTGTTTCTCTTCCAGTGGAACCTCTTCCTGTGGCCCCTCGTGGTGTTGCGCGAAGGGAAGTACACCATCCCGGTGGCCATCTCGAAGATCATGAGCAACGACATGATCGCGTACGACCAGTTGATGGTCGCGTCCGCGATGGCGATCGTCCCGATGTTCGTGGTGTTCATCCTGCTACAGCGCCACTTCGTAAACGGTATACTCGGCGGAGCAGTCAAGGAGTGA
- a CDS encoding ABC transporter ATP-binding protein: protein MTAITLDGLTKSYDATDMDDIPDNEIVAVEDVDLDIEDGEFLVFVGPSGCGKSTTLRCIAGLEDATGGEIRFGETVVNDLRPRDRDVAMVFQNYALYPHMTVRKNISFGLRLSSTLTTPEIDSRVTDVAEMMGIEDLLSKTPDELSGGQQQRVALGRSIVREPGIFLMDEPLSNLDAKLRAEMRTEIQELQNDLGVTTVYVTHDQTEAMAMGDRIAVLNDGLLQQVAPPEELYRSPANEFVAGFIGSPSINFFDVSVDGQTLTDPSGFSYELEAHSVEDDTARLGIRPEDLTIEEGGDDMTVTVVEKMGNENFIYGTVGDTEVVARTEVTVRPEPGQRVGLSFAESAMYLFESETGAAIKTKTDEIEPQAAQF from the coding sequence ATGACAGCAATAACTCTCGATGGATTGACGAAGAGCTACGACGCGACTGACATGGACGACATCCCCGACAACGAGATCGTCGCTGTCGAGGACGTCGACCTCGACATCGAGGACGGCGAGTTCCTCGTCTTCGTCGGCCCGTCGGGCTGTGGGAAGTCGACGACGCTGCGATGTATCGCCGGCCTCGAAGACGCGACCGGCGGAGAGATCCGGTTCGGTGAGACGGTCGTCAACGACCTCCGGCCGCGGGACCGCGACGTGGCGATGGTGTTCCAGAACTACGCGCTGTACCCCCACATGACGGTCCGGAAGAACATCAGCTTCGGTCTGCGCCTCTCCTCGACGCTGACGACGCCGGAGATCGACAGTCGGGTCACCGACGTGGCCGAGATGATGGGGATCGAGGACCTCCTCTCGAAGACGCCTGACGAGCTCTCGGGCGGGCAACAGCAACGCGTCGCGCTCGGGCGCTCGATCGTTCGCGAACCCGGTATCTTCCTGATGGACGAACCGCTCTCGAACCTCGACGCGAAGCTCCGGGCGGAGATGCGCACCGAGATCCAGGAGCTCCAGAACGACCTCGGCGTGACGACGGTGTACGTCACCCACGACCAGACCGAGGCGATGGCGATGGGCGATCGGATCGCCGTGCTGAACGACGGCCTCCTCCAGCAGGTCGCACCGCCCGAAGAGCTCTATCGGAGTCCCGCAAACGAGTTCGTCGCCGGCTTCATCGGGAGCCCGAGCATCAACTTCTTCGACGTGAGCGTCGACGGACAGACGCTGACCGACCCGAGTGGCTTCAGCTACGAACTCGAAGCCCACAGCGTCGAGGACGACACCGCCCGCCTCGGGATCCGTCCGGAAGACCTGACGATCGAAGAGGGCGGCGACGACATGACCGTCACCGTCGTCGAGAAGATGGGCAACGAGAACTTCATCTACGGCACCGTCGGCGACACGGAGGTCGTCGCCCGGACCGAGGTGACCGTTCGCCCGGAGCCCGGCCAGCGGGTCGGTCTCTCCTTCGCCGAGTCGGCGATGTACCTCTTCGAGAGCGAAACCGGCGCGGCGATCAAGACCAAGACCGACGAGATCGAACCGCAGGCGGCGCAGTTCTAA
- a CDS encoding glycoside hydrolase family 2 TIM barrel-domain containing protein, with protein MPDWTDPRVVGRNRLAPHTDVFPFPDEQSARRDGVTASPWVRRLNGEWQFHLAETPADAPAIPDATDDVEWDRIEVPLNWQLDGHGHPHYTNVVYPFPVDPPNVPTENPTGTYRRSVHVEEDWDGRQIRLRFEGVDSAFHLWVNGERVGYSEGARLPAEFDVSDYVEPGENTVTARVYKWTNGSYLEDQDMWWLSGIFRDVSLYAVPETHVADIDVRTELDDDYVDAEFSAAVDIESAGDEDATGRLRAALVDEAGDTVATFAESYALADGETTLSLSTTVEDPDKWTAETPDRYTLLVTLLDDGTPVETVRETVGFREVEIADGQFLVNGEAVTIRGVNRHDFDPDRGRAVTVDQMRADIELMKRHNVNAVRTAHYPNDTRFYDLCDEYGLYVMDETDIECHGMERIDAVQHLSDDPAWEATYVDRMVRMLERDKNHPSVVIWSLGNESAVGAHHETMYELTRERDPTRPVHYEQDHDQRVSDIVGPMYTPPEDVEDLAVDDPDHPVILCEYAHAMGNGPGGFETYWDVFEGHERLQGGFVWDWIDQGIRQTTEDGAEWFAYGGDFGDEPNTGNFNINGLVFPDRTPLPGLTEFKNVVEPVTFEPADLDRGELVVENRYDFRGLDHLRARWRVEADGRVVQSGTLELPAVAPGDSEPVTVPFEDAGRGEQFLVVEVSLASDTSWAPAGHTVATTQLELPTSEAPSVPAATLPAPLSCERSDDEIVVSNSDFELRFDARYGVVDSLSYRGRSVVTEGPEIGLWRAPTDNDRGLPLVPTFFTRFLELHEDEEPIADWDARTVGFAQIWREHGLDSLQFRVDAVDTEIGEETVTITVDGRLAPPMFAHGFATTQTYTIHPTGAVEIETHLDPEGDLSMLPSLPRLGLDLTLDGDFDHVTWYGRGPGESYADSEQASPVGRYEADVADLHTPYVRPQANGNRSDTRWVAVTDRNGTGLLATGDSLLDVTAHHYSTEQLEGADHEHELSREDDVFLSVDHAHSGLGSGSCGPETFESDRVQPEPTSFTITLHPYVDD; from the coding sequence ATGCCCGACTGGACAGATCCGCGCGTAGTCGGTCGTAACAGGCTCGCACCACACACCGACGTGTTCCCGTTCCCGGACGAGCAATCCGCACGCCGGGACGGCGTGACTGCCTCGCCGTGGGTCCGGCGATTGAACGGCGAGTGGCAGTTTCACCTCGCCGAGACCCCTGCGGACGCGCCAGCGATCCCGGACGCGACGGACGACGTCGAGTGGGATCGCATCGAGGTCCCGCTGAACTGGCAACTCGACGGCCACGGACACCCACACTACACGAACGTCGTCTACCCGTTCCCGGTCGATCCGCCCAACGTCCCGACCGAGAACCCGACGGGGACGTACCGGCGCTCCGTCCACGTCGAGGAGGACTGGGACGGTCGACAGATCCGCCTGCGCTTCGAGGGCGTCGACTCCGCCTTCCACCTCTGGGTCAACGGCGAGCGCGTCGGCTACAGCGAGGGCGCGCGTCTCCCCGCCGAGTTCGACGTGAGCGACTACGTCGAACCCGGAGAGAACACGGTCACGGCACGGGTCTACAAGTGGACCAACGGGAGCTACCTCGAAGACCAGGACATGTGGTGGCTCAGCGGCATCTTCCGTGACGTCTCTCTGTACGCCGTGCCGGAGACCCACGTCGCCGATATCGACGTCCGCACCGAACTGGACGACGACTACGTCGACGCCGAGTTCTCCGCAGCGGTCGACATCGAATCGGCGGGCGATGAGGACGCGACCGGCCGTCTCCGCGCCGCTCTGGTCGACGAGGCGGGCGACACCGTCGCCACCTTCGCGGAGTCGTACGCGCTGGCCGACGGCGAGACGACGCTCTCGCTGTCGACGACCGTCGAGGACCCGGACAAGTGGACCGCAGAGACGCCCGACCGCTACACGCTCCTGGTGACGCTGCTGGACGACGGGACGCCCGTCGAGACCGTTCGCGAGACGGTCGGCTTCCGCGAGGTCGAGATCGCCGACGGCCAGTTCCTGGTCAACGGCGAAGCCGTGACGATCCGCGGTGTGAACCGCCACGACTTCGATCCCGACCGGGGACGGGCCGTCACCGTCGACCAGATGCGCGCGGACATCGAGCTGATGAAACGGCACAACGTCAACGCCGTCCGGACCGCTCACTACCCCAACGACACGCGGTTCTACGACCTCTGTGACGAGTACGGGCTCTACGTCATGGACGAGACCGACATCGAGTGTCACGGGATGGAACGCATCGACGCCGTCCAGCACCTCAGTGACGATCCAGCGTGGGAAGCGACCTACGTCGACCGGATGGTCCGGATGCTCGAACGCGACAAGAACCACCCCAGCGTCGTGATCTGGTCGCTGGGCAACGAGTCCGCCGTCGGGGCCCACCACGAGACGATGTACGAACTGACACGCGAGCGCGACCCGACGCGGCCGGTCCACTACGAGCAGGACCACGACCAGCGGGTCAGCGACATCGTCGGGCCCATGTACACCCCGCCCGAGGACGTCGAGGATCTGGCAGTCGACGATCCGGACCACCCCGTGATCCTCTGTGAGTACGCCCACGCCATGGGGAACGGTCCCGGCGGCTTCGAGACGTACTGGGACGTGTTCGAGGGCCACGAGCGACTGCAGGGCGGGTTCGTCTGGGACTGGATCGACCAGGGCATCCGCCAGACGACCGAGGACGGAGCGGAGTGGTTCGCCTACGGCGGCGACTTCGGCGACGAACCCAACACTGGCAACTTCAACATCAACGGCCTCGTCTTTCCCGACCGGACGCCCTTGCCGGGCCTCACCGAGTTCAAGAACGTCGTCGAGCCGGTCACATTCGAGCCCGCAGATCTCGACCGGGGCGAACTCGTCGTCGAGAACCGCTATGACTTCCGCGGGCTCGACCACCTCCGCGCCCGGTGGCGTGTCGAGGCCGACGGCCGGGTCGTCCAGAGCGGCACGCTCGAACTTCCCGCCGTCGCACCCGGCGACAGCGAACCCGTCACGGTGCCGTTCGAGGACGCCGGCCGGGGCGAGCAGTTCCTCGTCGTCGAGGTCTCGCTGGCCAGCGACACGTCGTGGGCACCGGCCGGCCACACGGTCGCCACGACCCAGCTCGAACTCCCGACAAGCGAGGCACCGTCGGTGCCGGCCGCGACACTTCCCGCCCCGCTGTCCTGTGAGCGCAGCGACGACGAGATCGTCGTCTCGAACTCGGACTTCGAGCTTCGGTTCGACGCCCGGTACGGCGTCGTCGACTCGCTGTCCTACCGCGGTCGGTCGGTCGTCACCGAGGGTCCCGAGATCGGACTCTGGCGTGCCCCGACGGACAACGACAGAGGGCTGCCGCTGGTTCCGACTTTCTTCACGCGCTTCCTCGAACTACACGAAGACGAGGAACCGATCGCCGACTGGGACGCGCGGACGGTCGGCTTCGCACAGATCTGGCGCGAGCACGGTCTCGACAGCTTGCAGTTCCGCGTCGACGCCGTCGACACCGAGATCGGCGAGGAGACGGTCACGATCACCGTCGACGGTCGCCTCGCGCCGCCGATGTTCGCCCACGGGTTCGCGACGACGCAGACGTACACGATCCACCCCACCGGAGCCGTCGAGATCGAGACGCACCTCGACCCCGAGGGCGACCTGTCGATGCTCCCGTCGCTGCCACGGCTCGGCCTCGACCTGACGCTCGACGGGGACTTCGACCACGTCACGTGGTACGGCCGCGGTCCGGGCGAGTCCTACGCCGACAGCGAGCAGGCGTCCCCCGTCGGTCGGTACGAGGCCGACGTTGCCGACCTCCACACGCCCTACGTCAGGCCCCAGGCCAACGGCAACCGCAGCGACACCCGCTGGGTGGCCGTCACCGACCGCAACGGCACCGGGCTCCTCGCGACCGGGGACTCGCTGCTCGACGTGACCGCACACCACTACTCGACCGAGCAACTTGAGGGCGCGGATCACGAACACGAACTGTCCCGCGAGGACGACGTGTTCCTCTCCGTGGACCACGCACACTCCGGTCTCGGCTCCGGTAGCTGTGGGCCGGAGACGTTCGAGTCCGACCGCGTCCAGCCCGAGCCGACCTCGTTCACGATCACGCTACACCCCTACGTCGACGACTGA
- a CDS encoding polysaccharide lyase 8 family protein, translating to MSDGWSRRSVLKSSLGLSLAGVSLSGTTETVTGASEYETLRQRWAQLLTGGDFDATQFEYQDPLAELDETAQDHWETMDTSADRDRLWSDLPIPASSSASASESNITDSYGRLQEMAMAYATNGSSLEDDSALVADIVDGLDFLYDRVYNEDQSQFGNWWHWEIGSPMRLVSVCALVGDELSSTQETNYTNAVGAHTGTPYEYTEYDVTSGGANRVDMCIITALRGAISGTDSTIALARDCIEESDIFQYNTSGGGNGLYRDGSYVYHKEIPYIGSYGAILLEGLGELFTVLDGTTWEITDVDHDVIYDAVGDAVAPFMYRGLMMDAVSGRSISRADQTDHVRGHGITATVLRLANTAPEPYASEFRSLAKGWIENDTWDSFLSDADVPDIANATAVLDDSTISAADEPVRHDVFHNMDRVVHNRSEWAYTISMCSERIARYEAINEENLRGWYTGAGMTQLYNDDLGHYTDGYWPTVDPYRLPGTTVDTRERSTLDGTHHPRPSTQWVGGASVDEFGIAGMEFDAEGASLTGKKSWLHLDDTVVALGADITSSDGRPIETTVENRNLHTDGSETLTVDDTEKSTTPDWSETLTDVSWAHLDGVGGYLFPNQPTLEAKREERTGSWQEINAGGPSESLTREY from the coding sequence ATGTCTGACGGCTGGTCGCGCCGCTCGGTACTCAAGTCCAGTCTGGGACTCTCGCTGGCCGGTGTCTCGCTGTCTGGCACGACCGAGACGGTGACCGGAGCGAGCGAGTACGAGACGCTCAGACAGCGGTGGGCACAGTTGCTCACCGGTGGCGACTTCGACGCGACACAGTTCGAGTATCAGGATCCGCTGGCCGAACTGGACGAGACGGCACAGGACCACTGGGAGACGATGGACACCAGCGCCGACCGTGATCGGCTCTGGTCCGATCTCCCGATCCCGGCGTCGTCCAGCGCGAGCGCGAGCGAGAGCAACATCACCGACAGCTACGGCCGCCTCCAGGAGATGGCCATGGCCTACGCCACGAACGGGAGTTCACTGGAGGACGATAGCGCGCTCGTGGCAGACATCGTCGACGGACTCGACTTCCTCTACGATCGGGTCTACAACGAGGACCAGTCCCAGTTTGGCAACTGGTGGCACTGGGAGATCGGCTCGCCGATGCGTCTCGTCAGTGTCTGTGCGCTGGTCGGCGACGAGCTGTCCTCGACACAGGAGACGAACTACACGAACGCCGTCGGCGCTCACACCGGAACGCCCTACGAGTACACGGAGTACGACGTGACGAGTGGCGGTGCCAACCGCGTCGACATGTGTATCATCACCGCGCTCCGTGGCGCGATCTCGGGGACGGACTCGACGATCGCTCTCGCCCGAGACTGCATCGAAGAGAGCGATATCTTCCAGTACAACACCAGCGGCGGCGGGAACGGCCTCTACCGCGACGGGTCGTACGTCTACCACAAAGAGATACCCTATATCGGGTCGTACGGTGCGATCCTGCTCGAAGGGCTCGGTGAACTGTTCACCGTCCTCGACGGGACGACCTGGGAGATCACGGACGTCGACCACGACGTGATCTACGACGCCGTCGGTGACGCGGTCGCCCCGTTCATGTACAGAGGGCTGATGATGGACGCGGTCAGCGGCCGGTCGATCTCGCGGGCCGACCAGACCGACCACGTACGCGGCCACGGCATCACCGCGACCGTCCTTCGGCTGGCGAACACCGCACCGGAACCCTACGCCAGCGAGTTCCGGTCACTCGCCAAGGGCTGGATCGAGAACGACACGTGGGACAGTTTCCTGAGCGATGCAGACGTGCCCGACATCGCGAACGCGACGGCAGTCCTCGACGATTCGACGATCAGTGCCGCCGACGAACCGGTCCGACACGACGTGTTCCACAACATGGACCGGGTCGTACACAACCGCTCTGAGTGGGCCTACACGATCAGCATGTGCTCGGAGCGGATCGCACGCTACGAGGCGATCAACGAGGAGAACCTCCGTGGCTGGTACACCGGTGCCGGGATGACCCAGCTGTACAACGACGACCTCGGCCACTACACCGACGGCTACTGGCCGACCGTCGACCCCTACCGGCTCCCCGGAACGACCGTCGACACCCGCGAGCGGTCCACTCTCGACGGCACTCACCACCCACGACCGTCGACACAGTGGGTCGGCGGCGCGTCGGTCGACGAGTTCGGGATCGCCGGAATGGAGTTCGACGCCGAGGGTGCATCACTCACCGGCAAGAAGTCATGGCTGCACCTCGACGATACCGTCGTCGCACTCGGTGCCGACATCACCAGCTCCGACGGCCGCCCGATCGAGACCACCGTCGAGAACCGGAATCTCCACACGGACGGAAGCGAGACGCTCACCGTCGACGACACCGAGAAGTCCACGACACCGGACTGGTCCGAGACGCTCACCGACGTGTCCTGGGCGCACCTCGACGGCGTCGGTGGCTACCTGTTCCCGAACCAGCCGACCCTCGAAGCCAAGCGCGAGGAACGCACCGGTTCCTGGCAGGAGATCAACGCGGGCGGACCGAGCGAGTCGCTGACCCGCGAGTACTAG
- a CDS encoding DNRLRE domain-containing protein: MVANDATVQAVTVPRLGLTAANFWSSGSITVPGSERTLSVSGPAAVVVRHRNDELVIGVADPSRTQETVTVEYEHYTDGIVSTDSAVGVTQFRPGVTMEVAVGGTRGATHSATFDAPVTELSPRADTFVRDGSYSGDNYGSWSSLVVKGGPTGYSRESYLAFDLASVAGEVQEAVLDVYGAVTDDNGGASVDCTVAAVDDDSWTEDGLTWDTKPDLGSSLGSLTVTRERRWWREDVTEFVQTAASGDGIASVALRQPNDERYASFDSREADENPPSLRVTTSRPDTTALTPTADTFVRDGSYSGDNYGSWSSLVVKNAATDYSRQGYLTFDLSALSGSIDEAVLYLYGAVTDDSGGDAVDCAINAVGDDSWTESGLTWDTKPDLGSALGSVTVTRTPQWWTVDVTEFVQSEAGGDGVVSLAVQQPQSGLYTDFNSRDADEKVPTLRVQTS; encoded by the coding sequence ATCGTCGCCAACGACGCCACGGTCCAGGCCGTCACGGTGCCACGCCTGGGGTTGACAGCCGCCAACTTCTGGAGTAGCGGTTCGATCACGGTCCCCGGCTCCGAGCGGACGCTCTCGGTGAGCGGCCCGGCAGCCGTCGTCGTCAGACACCGCAACGACGAACTCGTGATCGGCGTCGCCGACCCCTCCCGAACACAGGAGACGGTCACCGTCGAGTACGAGCACTACACGGACGGAATCGTCAGTACAGACTCGGCGGTCGGCGTCACGCAGTTCCGGCCAGGTGTCACGATGGAGGTCGCCGTCGGCGGCACTCGCGGTGCGACTCACTCGGCGACCTTCGACGCTCCCGTCACGGAGCTCTCACCGCGTGCAGACACGTTCGTCCGGGACGGGTCGTACTCCGGTGACAACTACGGTTCGTGGTCCTCGTTGGTCGTCAAAGGCGGTCCGACGGGTTACAGCAGAGAGTCGTATCTCGCGTTCGACCTGGCGTCAGTCGCGGGCGAGGTACAGGAGGCCGTGCTCGACGTGTACGGCGCGGTCACCGACGACAACGGCGGAGCGTCCGTCGACTGTACGGTCGCCGCCGTCGACGACGACAGCTGGACGGAGGACGGACTCACCTGGGACACGAAACCCGATCTGGGCTCGTCGCTGGGCTCTCTGACCGTCACGCGGGAACGGCGCTGGTGGCGCGAAGACGTGACCGAGTTCGTACAGACAGCGGCCAGCGGTGACGGTATCGCCAGCGTCGCACTCCGGCAACCGAACGACGAGCGCTACGCCAGCTTCGACAGCCGGGAGGCAGACGAGAACCCGCCGTCGCTGCGCGTCACGACCAGTCGCCCCGACACGACGGCGCTCACCCCGACGGCCGACACGTTCGTCCGGGACGGGTCGTACTCCGGTGACAACTACGGATCGTGGTCGTCGCTGGTCGTCAAGAACGCGGCGACCGACTACAGTCGACAGGGGTATCTCACCTTCGACCTGAGCGCGCTGTCGGGTTCGATCGACGAGGCCGTGCTCTACCTCTACGGCGCGGTCACCGACGACAGCGGCGGAGATGCCGTCGACTGTGCAATCAACGCCGTCGGCGACGACAGCTGGACGGAGAGCGGACTCACCTGGGACACGAAACCCGATCTGGGCTCGGCACTCGGTTCGGTGACCGTCACCCGGACGCCGCAGTGGTGGACCGTCGACGTGACCGAGTTCGTCCAATCGGAGGCCGGCGGCGATGGCGTCGTCAGTCTGGCCGTCCAGCAGCCACAGAGCGGCCTGTACACCGACTTCAACAGCCGAGACGCCGACGAGAAGGTGCCGACGCTTCGGGTACAGACCTCGTAG
- a CDS encoding glutamate-5-semialdehyde dehydrogenase, with amino-acid sequence MTEYDTESQVTDAQHAALRLANVDEATRDAALESIADAIRDHEREIREANATDVQEAEAMLERGEYTQALVDRLKLDDAKLESIAEMVESVAQQDDPLGETLAARELDADLELYKVAVPIGVVGTIFESRPDALVQIAALALKSGNAVILKGGSEASESNRVLYELIREATAELPDGWVQLIEAHEEVDALLEMDDKVDLLMPRGSSEFVSYIQNNTQIPVLGHTEGICHVYVDEAANLEQAEEIAFDAKVQYPAVCNAVETLLVDDSVAATFLPAIVERYEAAGVELRGDEATREIVDVGEATDDDWDSEYGDLELSIKVVSDVYQAVEHVNAHGSKHTESIVTEDAETAELFMTGIDAASVFHNASTRFADGYRYGLGAEVGISTGKIHARGPVGLAGLTTYKYYLEGDGQLVATYAGDDARAFTHEDFDGEWTPGRLADE; translated from the coding sequence ATGACTGAGTACGACACCGAATCCCAGGTGACCGACGCACAGCACGCCGCACTGCGGCTGGCAAACGTCGACGAGGCGACCCGCGACGCGGCGCTGGAGTCGATCGCCGACGCCATTCGCGACCACGAGAGAGAGATCCGTGAAGCCAACGCGACCGACGTACAGGAGGCAGAGGCCATGCTCGAACGCGGCGAGTACACCCAGGCACTCGTCGATCGCCTGAAGCTCGACGACGCGAAACTTGAGAGCATCGCCGAGATGGTCGAGAGCGTCGCCCAACAGGACGATCCCCTCGGCGAGACGCTCGCGGCCCGAGAACTGGACGCGGACCTCGAACTGTACAAGGTCGCCGTGCCGATCGGCGTCGTCGGCACCATCTTCGAGTCGCGGCCAGACGCGCTGGTCCAGATCGCCGCCCTCGCGCTCAAGTCCGGCAACGCCGTCATCCTCAAGGGCGGCAGCGAGGCCAGCGAGTCCAACCGCGTCCTCTATGAACTCATCCGCGAGGCGACCGCCGAACTGCCAGACGGCTGGGTCCAGCTCATCGAAGCCCACGAGGAAGTCGACGCGCTGCTGGAGATGGACGACAAGGTGGACCTGCTGATGCCCCGTGGCTCCTCGGAGTTCGTCTCCTACATCCAGAACAACACCCAGATCCCCGTGCTGGGCCACACCGAAGGGATCTGTCACGTCTACGTCGACGAGGCCGCAAACCTCGAACAGGCCGAAGAGATCGCCTTCGACGCCAAGGTCCAGTACCCGGCGGTCTGTAACGCCGTCGAGACGCTGCTGGTCGACGACAGCGTCGCAGCGACGTTCCTGCCGGCCATCGTCGAGCGCTACGAGGCGGCCGGCGTCGAGCTCCGCGGTGACGAGGCGACCCGCGAGATCGTCGACGTGGGCGAGGCGACCGACGACGACTGGGACAGCGAGTACGGCGACCTCGAACTGTCGATCAAGGTCGTCTCGGACGTGTACCAGGCCGTCGAGCACGTCAACGCTCACGGCTCGAAACACACCGAGTCGATCGTCACCGAGGACGCCGAGACCGCCGAGCTGTTCATGACCGGCATCGACGCCGCGAGCGTCTTCCACAACGCCTCGACTCGCTTCGCCGACGGCTACCGCTACGGCCTCGGCGCGGAGGTCGGCATCTCGACGGGGAAGATCCACGCTCGCGGCCCGGTCGGCCTGGCCGGGCTGACGACCTACAAGTACTACCTCGAAGGCGACGGCCAGCTCGTGGCCACCTACGCGGGCGACGACGCCAGGGCCTTCACCCACGAAGACTTCGACGGCGAGTGGACGCCCGGGCGTCTCGCCGACGAGTAG